One genomic segment of Clostridium estertheticum subsp. estertheticum includes these proteins:
- a CDS encoding DUF3006 domain-containing protein: protein MNVIIDRFEGNYAVCEKEDRTMIDIKKSKIPSIAKEGDVLSIDNDVIIIDIEKTKKRLNEIQKLTKGLWE, encoded by the coding sequence GTGAATGTAATAATCGATAGATTTGAAGGGAATTATGCTGTTTGTGAAAAAGAAGACAGGACTATGATAGATATTAAAAAATCTAAAATTCCTAGTATAGCTAAAGAGGGGGATGTACTAAGTATTGATAATGATGTGATTATTATTGATATAGAGAAAACTAAAAAGAGGCTTAACGAAATTCAAAAATTAACAAAAGGGTTATGGGAATAG